A genomic segment from Lagenorhynchus albirostris chromosome X, mLagAlb1.1, whole genome shotgun sequence encodes:
- the NEXMIF gene encoding neurite extension and migration factor, which translates to MDNQQDKAVVASANGENTMINGVKENDSEDQDVAMKSFAALDAATPIQPILVAQKENLMYPRGLLPLPSKKPCMQSPPSPLGLIEAPEHAANSASVNAISLTSGVSKGLNTWSLPNECEKAPFAIMEPAGMSALNGECLMQPSRTCLGCFMESKDAVDPEPGISLKVSDLNRDYETCAVSDIGIQCINAGENMKYGEQLLSDQLLGFPLHKSKAGDRREAEKPDIDLEDPAQKSYYEALLLDKCNTEEALLANSNQDWGYFETFISESKIELLDLCSKNELSVNLFSEEDVDNYMFDDDESTLGSDVCSLKIRYESFQDNVRDKTTLLMQEDAQFNFFPSVFTTCPKRESKSGALKQSSDLSQFKVPDVSIIWGEEDKILDKKKGKEEGQEDKGVEKKEAKDNGEKSALNKPCSGPEVGQFKNPKQGHLANSLEASGNFSDDSSFIEVSYDAMGEIKDCSRYMARDTNSGSSSSQQNYGLRAKRKVRYSEDYLYDVDSLEGEKVNERKEWLPGGCKEEDDDEWCPKKRRKVTRKEPPVIIKYIIINRFKGEKNMLVKLGRVDASETTVNLSETQLNKYSKLAPLKGFWQKKKKQRNSNSDSNKTPLCQKQSFEPGSFEVSFLPPARKRKSKLGNRHRIQRIPSMETSASGKQVSFCNDERQASSRKEDGGLKGTLKSAPLAAPSCANGSHLNDITGPDSVKVKAQDAQFKGPERKVLNKIKFKSEARLKSKKIKAGQESKPVVQMTPLLGDQSSKANSKNEAIPGTSNGSHLSEFHETKVAKNSTFLPTTCSSEMPLSSAHVANNIPVIPGGYLQTLLDASDLSNNTGISYFTQHSPEQNEVSLTQTEKSFVPLQPAQDCVLSSPSESELLQSSQNFKMESSNYGNVWPNKPTSGSQEFMAAVSREIAPNQSCEFGVSQVVSMENNLTATTYNPICLSSSGSSCNKVLYASVQDTQLSSDDSYQLCHFNNGETCFPFQQGPVNMDDGRLFSFDSMAPLSVNSSNYCSLSLKSCEKDGDDDITDDFLAHCSPKLVIQQSIDEIAPLKESTDLLDISNFTPDKFRHSSLSEMSPPDTPSLSPQITRCESIKTLGTLKVFQEGVPGILGNMEKIKWDCSTLSRQVQVDDGFTLNNHQFQFHMFNDEDSVSLLQKAPCLSAFNDPSGQMSTNNKVSKSRKKSSPNKSGATNQSSSQKNNRKKNPKANNKGIEKPPGKTSRQVPKSTKKGKFMAAVNGEKMQIGIGRGGGQVNSISSTGKTLAECIQHSGPVASMKMPSQKGLSGDWSLGKESSPGWSDMSMGTNTNNLLDDDQREFQEPSYILSNIASGMADVQRFMMASIEPLCEPMEHHGDPNIFYSPESNSLKLKTLKILAGTPQESKKKANSGSPGATKNHRSIKGVSKSNGKAAIGDPGRASMSGYNEDSRSAFFDKKYNNLSTLGNNGPTHKKLYRHKTSSKALRDEKCKGKRMEREQVHKDEAGTASFEKLRDSDYNLLKAETAFWVLPVFEEETPIFQKDI; encoded by the exons ATGGATAACCAACAAGATAAGGCTGTTGTTGCCTCAGCCAATGGAGAAAACACTATGATTAATGGGGTCAAGGAAAATG ATTCAGAGGACCAGGATGTGGCAATGAAGTCATTTGCAGCTCTAGATGCTGCTACACCAATCCAGCCTATACTGGTGGCTCAAAAAGAGAACCTGATGTATCCCAGAGgtctcctgcctctgccctctaAGAAGCCCTGTATGCAGAGCCCTCCCTCTCCTTTGGGCCTGATTGAAGCACCTGAGCATGCTGCTAATAGTGCTTCTGTGAATGCCATCTCCCTTACATCTGGTGTTTCAAAAGGCCTGAACACATGGTCACTGCCCAATGAGTGTGAGAAAGCTCCATTTGCCATAATGGAGCCTGCAGGCATGTCAGCTCTGAATGGGGAGTGCCTCATGCAGCCAAGCCGGACTTGCTTGGGCTGCTTCATGGAATCCAAGGATGCAGTAGATCCTGAGCCAGGGATCAGTCTAAAAGTCAGTGATCTAAATAGGGATTATGAAACTTGTGCAGTCTCTGATATAGGGATTCAGTGTATTAATGCTGGAGAAAACATGAAATATGGAGAGCAGCTGCTCTCAGACCAGCTCCTAGGCTTCCCACTGCACAAATCAAAGGCAGGAGATAGACGAGAAGCCGAGAAACCTGACATTGACTTGGAGGACCCAGCTCAGAAAAGTTATTATGAGGCATTACTATTAGATAAGTGCAATACGGAAGAGGCTTTGCTGGCAAATTCCAATCAGGATTGGGGTTACTTTGAGACTTTTATTAGTGAGAGTAAGATTGAACTTCTTGACCTCTGTTCCAAGAATGAGCTGTCTGTCAACCTGTTCTCTGAAGAAGATGTGGATAACTACATGTTCGATGATGATGAGTCAACACTGGGCAGTGATGTCTGCTCCCTGAAAATTCGATATGAATCCTTCCAGGACAACGTTCGAGACAAAACCACCCTTTTGATGCAGGAGGATGCCCAATTCAACTTTTTTCCCAGTGTCTTCACTACCTGCCCCAAGCGGGAGTCTAAGAGTGGGGCCCTGAAGCAGAGCAGTGATCTTTCCCAATTCAAGGTCCCTGATGTGAGCATTATCTGGGGGGAGGAAGATAAAATCTTGGAcaagaagaaaggcaaagaagaagGCCAGGAAGACAAAGGTGTAGAGAAAAAAGAGGCAAAGGATAATGGAGAAAAATCTGCCTTAAATAAACCATGCAGTGGACCTGAAGTAGGGCAATTTAAGAATCCAAAGCAAGGCCATCTTGCCAATTCCTTGGAGGCATCAGGGAATTTTAGTGATGACAGTTCCTTCATTGAGGTCTCTTATGATGCCATGGGGGAGATCAAGGACTGTAGCCGCTATATGGCTCGGGACACTAATTCTGGCAGCTCCTCCTCCCAGCAGAATTATGGGCTGCGAGCCAAGAGAAAAGTCAGGTATAGTGAAGATTATCTATATGATGTTGACTCACTAGAGGGTGAAAAAGTAAATGAGAGGAAGGAATGGCTACCAGGTGGTTGTAAAGAGGAAGATGATGATGAATGGTGtcccaaaaagagaagaaaagtaactCGTAAGGAGCCCCCTGTTATTATCAAATATATCATCATCAATCGTTTTAAAGGTGAGAAGAACATGCTGGTGAAGTTGGGTAGGGTGGATGCCAGTGAGACAACAGTGAATTTGAGTGAGACGCAGCTCAACAAATATTCCAAGCTGGCCCCCTTGAAGGGCTtctggcaaaagaagaaaaagcagagaaacagCAATTCAGACTCCAACAAAACACCCTTATGCCAAAAGCAAAGCTTTGAACCAGGTAGCTTTGAGGTGTCATTCCTGCCACCTGCTCGCAAACGAAAATCTAAACTTGGCAACAGGCACAGGATTCAAAGAATCCCATCCATGGAAACTTCAGCAAGTGGTAAGCAGGTTTCATTCTGCAATGATGAGAGGCAAGCTAGTAGTCGTAAAGAAGATGGAGGCCTGAAAGGTACACTGAAGTCAGCACCTCTGGCTGCCCCCAGCTGTGCAAATGGATCACATTTAAATGACATCACAGGCCCTGACTCAGTGAAAGTCAAAGCCCAAGATGCACAATTTAAGGGGCCAGAGAGGAAAGTGCTcaacaaaatcaaatttaaaagtgAAGCCAGGTTAAAATCCAAGAAAATCAAAGCTGGGCAAGAAAGCAAGCCAGTTGTTCAAATGACCCCTCTTTTGGGAGACCAATCTTCCAAGGCTAATTCAAAGAATGAAGCTATTCCTGGGACCTCAAACGGTTCACATCTATCTGAATTTCATGAGACAAAGGTTGCTAAGAATTCTACTTTCCTACCAACCACTTGCTCTTCTGAAATGCCTCTATCATCTGCTCATGTTGCCAACAATATACCTGTTATCCCTGGAGGGTATTTGCAGACATTGTTAGATGCTTCTGACTTGTCAAATAATACTGGCATTTCATACTTCACTCAGCATTCTCCAGAGCAAAATGAAGTCAGCCTCACTcaaacagaaaaatcatttgtacCTCTCCAGCCTGCCCAGGACTGTGTGCTTTCCTCGCCTTCTGAGTCTGAGCTGCTTCAATCATCCCAAAACTTCAAAATGGAATCAAGCAACTATGGAAATGTGTGGCCCAACAAACCTACTTCTGGCTCCCAGGAATTCATGGCTGCAGTCTCAAGGGAGATAGCTCCAAACCAATCATGTGAATTTGGAGTCTCCCAAGTAGTTTCCATGGAAAATAACCTCACAGCTACAACATACAATCCGATCTGCCTCAGCAGCAGTGGCAGTAGTTGCAACAAGGTCCTGTATGCGTCTGTGCAAGACACCCAGCTCTCATCTGATGACTCTTATCAATTATGTCACTTTAATAATGGAGAGACCTGCTTTCCTTTCCAGCAGGGTCCAGTGAATATGGATGATGGGCGGCTCTTTAGCTTTGATTCCATGGCCCCACTCTCTGTCAACTCAAGCAATTATTGCTCCTTAAGCTTGAAGTCTTGTGAAaaggatggtgatgatgatatcACTGATGACTTCCTGGCCCACTGCAGCCCCAAGCTGGTGATCCAGCAGAGCATTGATGAAATAGCACCACTAAAGGAGTCCACTGACCTCCTGGATATCTCCAACTTCACTCCTGACAAATTCCGCCACTCTTCCCTCTCAGAGATGTCCCCACCTGACACCCCCAGTCTTTCCCCTCAGATTACCAGATGTGAGAGTATCAAGACACTAGGAACACTAAAGGTGTTCCAAGAGGGTGTCCCAGGAATACTGGGCAATATGGAAAAAATCAAATGGGACTGCAGTACCCTTTCACGGCAGGTCCAAGTGGATGATGGATTTACTTTAAATAACCATCAGTTTCAGTTCCATATGTTCAATGATGAGGATTCTGTCAGCCTGCTCCAAAAAGCCCCTTGCTTATCAGCGTTTAATGATCCATCTGGTCAAATGAGTACCAACAACAAGGTGtcaaaatcaagaaagaaaagttcACCCAACAAGAGTGGGGCTACGAACCAAAGCTCTTCTcagaaaaacaacaggaaaaaaaaccccaaagccaaCAACAAAGGGATTGAAAAACCACCTGGCAAAACCTCCCGCCAGGTCCCTAAGTcaacaaagaaagggaaattcaTGGCTGCAGTCAATGGAGAGAAAATGCAAATTGGCATCGGTCGTGGAGGAGGCCAAGTCAACAGCATATCCTCCACAGGGAAGACTTTGGCTGAATGTATCCAGCATAGTGGCCCTGTGGCCTCTATGAAGATGCCAAGTCAGAAGGGACTTTCTGGAGATTGGTCTTTGGGGAAGGAGAGCAGCCCAGGCTGGAGTGACATGAGCATGGGCACCAACACCAACAACCTTCTGGATGATGATCAACGGGAATTTCAGGAGCCTTCTTATATCTTGTCCAACATTGCCTCTGGTATGGCAGATGTGCAGAGATTCATGATGGCCTCCATAGAGCCCCTTTGCGAACCCATGGAGCACCATGGAGACCCCAATATATTCTACTCCCCTGAGTCCAATAGTCTAAAATTAAAAACCCTCAAAATATTGGCTGGGACACCacaggaatctaagaaaaaggcCAACAGTGGCTCTCCAGGAGCCACTAAGAATCACAGGTCCATCAAGGGTGTGAGTAAAAGCAATGGGAAAGCAGCGATAGGTGATCCTGGTCGTGCAAGCATGTCTGGTTATAACGAGGACTCTCGCTCTGCCTTCTTTGATAAAAAGTATAATAACCTGAGCACTTTAGGCAATAATGGACCGACACACAAAAAGTTATATCGTCACAAAACCAGCTCCAAGGCCCTGAGAGATGAGAAGTGTAAGGGAAAGCGTATGGAGCGAGAACAGGTCCACAAGGATGAGGCTGGGAcagcttcttttgaaaaactgaG